The following proteins are co-located in the Apium graveolens cultivar Ventura chromosome 5, ASM990537v1, whole genome shotgun sequence genome:
- the LOC141725095 gene encoding uncharacterized protein LOC141725095: MLLQTKNVCVLALTLLLLFPVSSAATSPTSPAKIVNGVVSNAVSVLLKWLLSLKASTKTAISNRPMMKFESGYTVETVFDGSILGIEPYSVEVLSSGELLVLDSANSNLYKVSSSLSQFTRPKLVAGSAEGYSGHIDGKLREARMNHPKGLTVDHKGNIYVADTVNTAIRKISDAGITTIAGGKWGKGGVHVDGPSEDARFSNDFDVVYIGSSCSLLVIDRGYKAIREIQLPFDDCANQYESGFPLGIAVLIAAGFFGYMLALLQRRIGSIVSSESDQGTAETRHTSSPYQTPLISSVRPPLIPNEDEQERQEGFIGSLGKLLSSTGASAVEILGGIFPGLRKKHHEYQFPDQQEYLQEHKYSNTWPVQDSFVIREEDEPPSTEARTPTPRKTYPFMSQDIEKMEQFRQSRKFYSSWDDKLQQQRQPEQTHRPQQHQHQHRQFSSTPETYYEQSREKTNEIVFGAVQEQGKQHKSVVIKPLDYRSGTRSRVNSRGDPPPS; this comes from the exons ATGTTGCTACAGACCAAGAATGTATGTGTTTTGGCTCTTACCCTTTTGCTTCTTTTCCCCGTCTCCTCTGCTGCTACTTCACCTACTTCCCCTGCAA AGATTGTTAATGGGGTTGTCTCAAATGCTGTTTCTGTTTTGTTGAAATGGTTGTTATCACTCAAAGCTTCTACAAAAACTG CGATTTCGAACCGCCCAATGATGAAATTTGAGAGTGGATACACTGTTGAGACAGTGTTTGATGGAAGTATACTTGGGATTGAGCCTTATAGTGTCGAGGTTTTGTCTAGCGGAGAGTTATTGGTTCTCGATTCTGCTAATAGTAATCTCTACAAGGTTTCATCCTCTTTGTCGCAAT TTACCAGACCAAAACTTGTTGCTGGATCTGCTGAGGGATACTCTGGACATATAGATGGAAAACTTAGAGAAGCTAGGATGAACCATCCGAAGGGGCTTACAGTTGATCACAAAGGAAACATTTACGTTGCTGACACTGTGAATACCGCAATTCGGAAGATAAGTGATGCAG GGATTACAACAATTGCCGGAGGCAAATGGGGCAAAGGAGGAGTGCACGTTGATGGACCTAGTGAAGATGCAAGATTTTCAAATGATTTTGATGTGGTTTACATAGGAAGTAGCTGCTCCCTTCTCGTCATCGACAGAGGATATAAGGCAATCCGTGAAATTCAACTTCCTTTCGATGATTGTGCTAATCAATATGAAAGTGGTTTCCCTCTCG GAATCGCTGTGCTTATAGCAGCAGGCTTCTTTGGTTACATGCTGGCATTGTTACAACGCAGGATTGGTTCAATCGTGTCTTCTGAAAGT GATCAGGGAACAGCAGAAACAAGACATACTTCCAGTCCATACCAAACGCCTCTGATATCATCAGTCAGGCCACCATTGATCCCAAATGAGGATGAACAAGAGAGACAAGAAGGTTTTATAGGATCATTAGGAAAGCTTCTTTCTAGTACTGGAGCTTCAGCTGTTGAAATCTTGGGTGGAATATTTCCCGGGCTTAGGAAGAAGCATCATGAGTATCAGTTTCCAGACCAACAGGAATATCTGCAAGAGCACAAGTATTCGAATACATGGCCAGTGCAGGACAGTTTTGTAATACGAGAAGAAGATGAACCTCCCTCTACTGAAGCAAGAACTCCTACTCCACGAAAAACATATCCCTTTATGTCCCAGGATATTGAAAAGATGGAACAGTTTCGACAAAGCCGCAAATTTTACAGTAGTTGGGATGACAAACTTCAGCAGCAGCGACAGCCGGAGCAGACACACAGACCACAGCAACATCAACATCAACATCGTCAGTTCTCATCCACCCCAGAGACTTACTATGAGCAGAGCAGGGAGAAAACAAATGAGATTGTGTTTGGAGCTGTTCAGGAGCAAGGCAAGCAGCACAAATCCGTGGTTATAAAGCCTTTGGACTACCGTAGCGGTACTCGCTCTCGAGTTAATTCCAGGGGTGATCCTCCCCCAAGCTAA